A region from the Aquimarina sp. ERC-38 genome encodes:
- a CDS encoding peroxiredoxin-like family protein translates to MSLKETLAKLNNENRTKIPEEFLKVMDQSTDDLIAQQLPDQAIQVGDTFPQASLTNASGNTVDIQEKIKEGPVVISFYRGGWCPYCNIELKALENALPKFKKEGANLLAITPETPDNSITTKEKNELTFEVLSDIDNKLAKELGLVFQLPEALDKIYQEFGINVEKHNANGDNELPIPATFVVSKEGKVVYRFLNEDYTKRADIPEILEALKAL, encoded by the coding sequence ATGTCATTAAAAGAAACCTTAGCAAAACTTAACAACGAAAACCGCACCAAAATTCCTGAAGAATTTTTGAAAGTTATGGATCAGTCCACAGATGATCTGATTGCTCAACAGCTTCCTGATCAAGCCATTCAGGTGGGTGACACTTTCCCTCAGGCTTCGCTTACCAATGCAAGTGGAAATACGGTAGATATCCAAGAGAAAATTAAAGAAGGACCGGTTGTTATTTCGTTTTATCGAGGTGGATGGTGCCCTTATTGTAATATAGAACTAAAGGCTTTAGAAAATGCATTACCGAAATTTAAAAAAGAAGGTGCAAATTTATTAGCCATTACGCCTGAAACTCCTGATAATTCTATAACTACTAAGGAAAAGAATGAATTGACTTTTGAAGTACTTTCTGATATTGATAATAAACTAGCCAAAGAACTAGGACTTGTATTTCAACTACCGGAGGCTTTAGATAAAATTTACCAAGAATTTGGTATCAATGTTGAAAAACATAATGCGAACGGAGATAACGAACTTCCTATTCCAGCTACATTTGTAGTAAGTAAAGAAGGTAAAGTAGTATACCGTTTTCTTAATGAAGATTATACAAAACGTGCCGATATCCCTGAAATTTTAGAAGCATTAAAAGCTTTATAA